AACCATTGAGATTAGAAGTGGATTTAGTAAGGTTCAGAAGTTCAActtaattcattattttttgttcGAACTATGAATACATACAGTGATAGAGCTGGGAGGTTCAAAAAAACCTTACACCGTTCATACGAGTtcaaccttttttttaaaaaataatttgtaatATAATaagttatattgtatatatatacactgtgATTTTTCAAAAGTAAGGATGCTTATCGTATGAACCCCCTTCCGTCCCTATATTGAACCTTTTTAGACTAAACACGGATTTTAGTATGAGTTTTTGCGGATTCAATATAATTATCTGAGCTGAAGGAGGTTCAACTCAAACCCTCTTCTGTCTTGTGTTCAACCTTTAAGATTAGAAGCAGATCGAGTATGAGTTATGCAAGTTCAACTTCATTCAATGTACattttttttggcttgaattatgtgtatatatatatataataaataattataaacacaTAATAAGATCATACTAGTCGAGGATATATCTGAAACAACCTTTCTACCTCACATAAGATAGGAATAAGATTTGCGTACACATTGCCCTTTCCAAACCTCACTTATGAAATCATACTGAATATGATGTTATAAAATCATACTAAACTAATTCTAAATCATGAATTCGtctctaattttttaatttttttttataggatAATCCAGTTGGAACAGGATATAGTTATGTGGAGgacaataaattatttgtgaaaaCAGATGTGGAGGCAGCAACAGATTTGACCACATTATTAATTGAAATTTTCAATAGAAATCAAAGTCTTCAACAAAGCCCTCTATATATAGTAGCAGAGTCCTATGGAGGAAAATATGCTGTTACTCTTGCACTTTCAGCCTTGAAAGCCATTCAATCTGGCAAATTGAAGCTCAAACTTGAAGGTATATATTAATTCCCGTCTCAATTTACGTGACACTGTTTGAATTTCGAAAATTGATCGAATAATTCTTTGTcctaattatttcataaaaaaagaaaaagacagtCTTGATACACAAAACATTTCGCTTTTACTCCCAAAGAATGTGATGTACATAACCTACCGACCCTAATGTAGGTATTAATGGTCGCTTTTACGGATAGAACCCATGATCGTGATTTTTTCATAAccttttaatttgttaaaaattaTTGCTTACAgtactttttatataatttttaatatgtaAACTTTTTTTCAGAAATTTTAAAGATTTTATATCTAATTCATGATCAAAAGTTAAAAAATTTGACTTCAAAAATCCGAACAGTGACAtggagggggagggggggggggggttactACTTTACCTTGAGTTTTAATTTCTAAATGGTGTagaaatatgtacataattaAATCACGTATAAGGTAATATGAggcaattttttaaaattccgAGCAATATAAacgatatatttatatttattgtgACGTGATTAAAATTGTAAATAATCAATTGTCACATGTTAGTAATATTTACACTGTCAAATGTATGTAACATAAAAtcgttttttttttaagaatacaATAACCAAAAAGGGTCATCTTGAATATAATTGgctagaatttttttaaatcatattGTTTATTAATGCTATAATATCTTATTATAGGAGTGGCATTGGGTGATAGTTGGATTTCACCTGAAGATTTTGTGGTaaagaattttgaatttattgctacaattttcaacttcaatttatTACATTCCTTTGAAGTAAAGTTTAAACCTTGAATTgtcactttatttatttttatcttttttaaaaaaaactgcAGTTTTCATGGGGTCCTCTTCTGAAAGATGTGTCAAGAATTGATGGGAATGGCCTACAACAATCAAACAggtcaaatattttaaactatGTACAACTACAATTTGGACCCCCCCCCCGCAcaataaaaaatacaacataACCTCTAAATATTGTTGTGTTAACAAAAGATTTTGGTTTCGAAtcctgaaaataaaaaaaaatctaattggGGGTgctttttctttaaaaagacGAGGTGCGAATCTGAATTAGTTAGAAACCCTACAGGATCTCAAACTTCCTTTTGATTTCGCTTTGACTTTGTGTTCCAATCAGCTAGTAGGGGCCTACGCTTCCCTTCTTAAAGGACCTTATAAGGCGAGTCTAGATTAATTAGAATCAGGTATATGACACTCGAAAAAACCCTAGAGCATCTCAATTTCCTTTTGGTTTTACCTTGACTTTCGATTAGTCGGGACCGTATGCTTCCCATTTTAAAGGGTCTTATTAAGGTGGGGTATTCGACATCGGAAAAAAAATCTAGATGTTAAAACGTCCCACATCGGTAGAGGGATGAAAAATTGGTCTCCTTATATGAACTTGGACAAACCTCCCCTCATGAATTAACTTTTGGGGTTGAATTAGGCCCAGATGCCATatctttacatggtatcagagtcaCACCCATCCCAATTTGTTGTTCACCTGTGTTGGCCCCATTTATAATGGTTCACGCTCTAGTTGAGGCTTGGGTGTGGGGGGGAGTGTTAAGAAGTCCCATATCGGTAGAGGAATGGGAAATTGATCTCCTTATATGGAATTGGACAAACCTCCCCTaatgagctagcttttgaggTTGAATTAGATCCAAATATCATATCTTTACATTAGAGCATCTCAATTTCCTCTTGGTTTTGCCTTGACTTTGAGTTCCAATTAGTTGGTATCCTAAAATGGATCCCGACTAATTTGAAGCCTTCATCGGGCTATCTGAATTAGTCCAAACCCTAAAACATATACTGAACATCGAatgtaaagaaaaaagaactaCCAACATTTCAATTTTGCTTTTTGCATTGAATTTCAGTTCCAATTATCTAacaattctattttattttattttttctaaaaaaaaaaacagtttaGCTAAAACAATAAAGCAACAAATTGATGCTGGCCAATTTGGAGCTGCTACAGATTCATGGAGTAAACTAGAAAACGTCATAAGCGAAAACAGTAATTCAGTGgtatattattttatcttataagtgatttgattatataaatatttttttttatattactaGAGCGTGTATAACTTAAAAAACgcttattaatttaaaattaattgcAGGATTTCTACAATTTCATGTTGGATTCTAAAATGGATCCTTTAGCTTTAACATCTTCTGAATTATCACAAGCAATTGGAATGAAGAGATATTCAAGATATTTACAATCATCTAGAATTACTCCTGGTGGTGATGATGATCTTGATAATTTGATGAATGGtgttataagaaaaaaattgaaaattattcCAAAAAATGTTAggtaatttttatgtattaatgttttttttaaagaaattgtaccatatttattgtttattttttaaataaagaaattgatcaaatactattttttaattatttttttttgcagtTGGGGAGGACAGTCTAATGATGTGTTTACTGCTTTAaatggtgattttatgaaaCCAAGAATCAATGAGGTTAGTTGTTTTATTGAATAATATTGTTATAAAGTTTCAAATTTTATAAgtgaaatttcaaaatataattataagtgAGTGACTCAGTAGGGCGTGTATCGGTCGATTCGGTTTGGTTTTAAGTATTATCAGTTCGATTTATCAGTTTTCGGTTTCTAAAACGTTAAACtaataaccaaatcaataagatatttgcTATCAGTGTTcggttttattgatttttggtctttaatggttcgattttcgatttaaccaataagaaaaacttttaaaacaaatatacaaATCCTGGAGCCGCCGTCGTAGCAACTTGCAAATCTTTACCGCTGAACCTAAAGTGGCAAAACCTATAGgataaatactaaaataataaatactaaatagtattatatagtaattaagtgattatatatttatattaatattttt
This region of Solanum dulcamara chromosome 9, daSolDulc1.2, whole genome shotgun sequence genomic DNA includes:
- the LOC129904165 gene encoding serine carboxypeptidase-like 51, giving the protein MELKKSLFVFSLFVPLLFLIPFFHGGITTAIAARNQDSSESWGYVEVRPKAHMFWWYYRSSYRVEDPNKPWPIILWLQGGPGASGVGIGNFEEVGPLDTNLKPRNSTWLRKADLLFVDNPVGTGYSYVEDNKLFVKTDVEAATDLTTLLIEIFNRNQSLQQSPLYIVAESYGGKYAVTLALSALKAIQSGKLKLKLEGVALGDSWISPEDFVFSWGPLLKDVSRIDGNGLQQSNSLAKTIKQQIDAGQFGAATDSWSKLENVISENSNSVDFYNFMLDSKMDPLALTSSELSQAIGMKRYSRYLQSSRITPGGDDDLDNLMNGVIRKKLKIIPKNVSWGGQSNDVFTALNGDFMKPRINEVDELLAKGVNVTVYNGQLDLICATKGTEAWVEKLKWEGLKTFLNMERNPIYCGGVKGTKAFTKSYKNLHFYWILGAGHFVPVDQPCVALDMVASITQSPAVSKK